The sequence AAACGAGCCGTCCTCAAACTCAGCGGCGAAGCCCTCCGCGAACCGGGCTCAACGGATAACATCTCCCCGGAAATCGTCCAGCGCATCGCCTCAGAGATCAAGGAAGCCGTCGAGGCAGGCCTCCAGCTCGCCATCGTTGTCGGCGGCGGGAATTTCTGGCGCGGTGCCGCCGCATCCGCGCGCGGCATGGATCGCGCCACCGCAGACTACGTGGGGATGCTCGCCACCGTGATGAACGCCCTCGCCATGGAAGGGGCTCTCTCCCACATCGGCGTCCGCTGCACGGTCATGTCCGCCATCGAGATGAAAAACGTCGCCGAGCCCTTCATCCGGCGCAAGGCCGAGCACCAGCTAGACAAGGGCACCGTCATCATTTTCGCAGCAGGCACCGGCAGCCCCTTCTTCTCCACCGACACCACCGCCGCCCTACGCGCCAGCGAGATGGGTGCAGATGTCATCCTGAAAGCCACCCAGGTGGACGGGGTTTACGATTCGGATCCCCGGAAAAACCCCGCTGCGAAACGCTTCGAGACCGTCACCTTCCAGCACTGCCTTGAGAACCGCCTCAGCGTCATGGACGCCACCGCCTTCTCCCTCTGCATGGACAACGACATCCCCATCGTCATCTTCGACCTCGGGCCGGCAGGGAACCTCTCCCATGCCCTCCGCTCCCTGCCCATCGGCACACTCGTGCACGGCGAGTGATCGAAATTTCGGCTTTTCAGCTTTTCACTATTCCGGCATTTTCCTCCCCATGTCAGATCCAGCCAAATCACTCAAGGAAACCGAAGCGAACATGCAGGCCGGCATCGAGCACCTCGTCCAGGATTTCCACGGCGTGCGCACCGGGAAAGCATCGCCCGCACTCATCGACAACCTCGATGTGTATGTCCACGCATACGGCGGCGTGCAGAAGCTGAAATCCCTGGCGGTCATCAACTCCCCGGAGCCGCGCATGCTAAACGTCCAGCCCTTCGACCCCTCCACCACCCGCGACATCGAGAAGGCCATCCGCGAGTCCAAGCTGGGCCTCAATCCCGCAGCCGCCGAGCGCTCCATCCGCGTCCCCATCCCGGAACTCTCCGAGGAACGCCGCCGTGATATGGTCAAGCTCATCAAGACCCTCGCCGAGGAAGCGAAGGTGCGCCTCCGCGGTGCGCGCAAATCCGGCATCGACGAAGCGAAGAAGATGAAGGCCGACAACATCCTCACCGAGGATACGCTCAAGGACCAGGAAAAACAGATCCAGGACCTCACCAACAAATACACAAAGCAGATCGACGAATTGGCGGCGGCCAAGGAGGAAGACCTGATGAAGATCTGACCTCCGATTCCCAAGCTCCGGTTCCCGGGCGAGGTGCCTTCGGTGCGAAACACATCCTTCGGAATTTGAGATGAAAAATTGAAAGTTTGGCTTGCGCCTCATCCGCTTCCTCGCCTAAACCTTCGCCCCGCCGCTGCTCCAGCGGCCACCCGGAAGGGGCGTTAGCTCAGTTGGTAGAGCACTTGCATGGCATGCAAGGGGTCAGCGGTTCGAATCCGCTACGCTCCACTTCACGGCGCTGCAGCCTGCTTCGCACAGATGGGCATTTTCACTTCGCAGCCGTTCTCGCGCCGTTGCCATGGGCGGCGTTCCCGGTGATTTTCTTGGCACGCGAAAAACCGGATTTTTTTTGGCCCGGCTAGACATTCAAGTTGATTTAACTATAAATGAACAAAGAAAATAAATCTCTCGTGAAAATTTTACAAAAAACTCTTGTCGGGAGGGGGATTTTCGGTCATAAGACATTCGTTCACGCTACACACCCCCCCAAAAAACATACACCCATGAAAAAGTCAGCTACACCCGGCGTGACGATTTCGATCATGCTACTCGGCATCGCTTCGCTGCCGGCACAAGTGTTCGATTCGTCAGATGTCACCAAATCCGGCGGAAACAAGCCCACCGATCTCGGATTCAACACCAAGGCACCTTTCGCGGCAGACCGCTTACTGAGCGGAGCCCACGAGGTTCCGGTTGTCACGAAAAGCGCCGCCGAACCCTCGGATGCCGCTCCGGTATTCGTCAGCCAGGACGCACTCACCCTTGGCGCTCGACGCAGCGTCACCCACAATGTGGAGAGCATCCTTGATCTTTCCGTCCTGCGTGAGACTTCCGCCTACCGATCTGCGGACCGCATCAAGATCAAGGTTTCCGATGAGGAGGCCTCCGGCATCCAGGCCGGCCTGGCCCAGTTGTCCGCAGCATACCAGAAGCCCGGACAGGACTCCGCCGATTGCGGTTCTGTCTCACTTTCCGTGGAGCAGAGGGTGAAGATGGATTCCTCCAAGGTTCTTGAAATCATCGAGTCGGAAATTTCCGCGAACCCGAATTGCGCTTGCGAGATCGTCAAAATCGCCATCAAGGCCTCCGGTGCGGATGAAAGCCTCGTCGGTGACATCACGGAAGTCGCCATCACTGCGGCGCCTGAATCAATGCGGATGATTTCCCAATGCGCCATCGCAGCCATGCCTGATGCATTGGCTTCCGTGCAAGCGGTCATCGCCAGGCTCGATCCGAATAGCGGCGATTCCTCCGCGAGCTCCAAGAGCGCGAAAAGCGGCAAGGATGCCAAAGCGGCCATCGCCTCAGTGCTGACGCCGCCAGTCGAGCCGCCGAACCCTCTCGATCTGCCGACGCCACCGTTCCTGCCGTTGCCACCACCGCCGCTACCACCTCTAGTCACCAATCCGAATCCCTGATCTGGATTATCCGGCAGATATTTGCGCCCGCCCATGCAAGACATGTGCGGGTGTTTTTGTCTTCGCCCATGGTGATTGAAAAGGTGCCGAATGTTTTCCGCTGAAATCTTGTCGAATGCGGGAAACAGGATACTGTCATACCATGAAGTTTTTAGTAACCGCGTTGCTCACAGCCGCCGCTGCCATCTCCCCGCTGCAAGCACAGGCTCCCGATCCCCAGCAGATCCTCGAAGGCGCGCGTCTTTCCGCGACACTTGTCGAGATGAAGGAAGGACTTAAGGGGAACCTCGTCCAGGGTCGCAAGAAGGTTCCCATCGTCATTTTTCTCAAGGGGAAGGACATCCAGTTCCAGTTCGAGGAAAACAGCAAATGGCGGGTCTTCCACATGCGCCTGGCAGATGACAGCTATCAGCTTTTTGAAATCATCGACGGGAAAACAAGGGATTTTCCCCGCGAGAAACTCTTGGAACCCATCGCCGGCACAGACCTGACCTACGAGGATCTCGCCCTGCGTTTCTTTTACTGGCCGAGCCCTAGGCTTGAGGGCAAGGAAAGCGTTGGCGGACAGGATTGTTACAAACTGCGCCTCGATAAGCCCAAGGGAGCCGCTGGCCGCTACGAGGCCGTCTATGTATGGGTCCATACGAAATTCGGAGCCTTCATGAAGATCCGTGGCCACAATGCCAACGGTGTGCTCGTGAAGGAGTTCCAGGTGGAGGATGTGATGAATGTTGGGAACGGAGTTTACGTTCTGGAAAAAATGCAGGTCGCCACCCACGATTCCAAAACAGGACGCCGCGCATCCATAACCGATCTGACATTCAGCAAGCCTTCCAGCGGCGCTCTCAAGGGCTTGCGCTGATCCGCAATGGCCTATTGATCTTGGGATTTGAAATTCCTGCAAAGCGGGAGAGGCACAATTCCTGCTTGTTCACAGCGCACCCATGTTCTTAATTCCCGCCCCCTTCCCATGATGAATCCGTTCTACCATTCCAGCACTCCGCTTGTCCCCGGCTCGCTCCACAGCCTGTCGAACGAACATGACAACTGCGGCATGGGCGCGATCGCCCACCTGGAAGGGAAACGCTCGTTCACTGTCCTCGACCACGCCCTTACCTCCGTCTCCTGCATGACCCACCGCGGCGCCGTGGATGCGGACATGAAAACCGGGGATGGCTCGGGCATTCTCTCCCAGATCCCCTTCCCTCTCTTCGCGAAAGCCGCGGAGAAACTCGGCACCAAGGTCGCCGACCCGGCGGACATAGCCGTTGGCGTCTTCTTTTTCCCCGAAGGAAACGAAAAGCAGACGGCCTCCATCAAGGAAATCACTGCCAAAACCATCGCCAAGCGCGGGATCTCCGCGATCGGCTGGCGCGAGGTGCCGGTCAACATCGACGCCCTCGGAAAAATCGCCCAGAAGTCCCGCCCGGACATCGAGCACCTTCTCATGCTGCGCCCCGAGGGCATGGAGAAACTGGAGTTCGAACGGAAACTCTACCTATGCCGCCGCGAGATCGAGCACGCGACCAAGGACATCCACGGCTTCTACATGCCGTCGTTTTCCAACCGCCTCATCTCCTACAAGGCGCTGGCCATGCCCGCAGCCCTGCGTGCGTTCTACGGCGATCTCACCGACCCGGATTTTGAGACCGCGATCTGCCTCTACCACCAGCGTTTCTCCACCAACACCTTCCCCGCCTGGCCCCTCGGGCAGCCCTTCCGGATGATGTGCCACAACGGCGAGATCAACACCGTCGAGGGCAACCGCAACTGGATGACCTCCCGCGAGGAGTTCTTCGAGTCCCCTGTCTGGGGTGATGAGATCGACATCGTGAAAAACCTCATCCGCCACGGTGAGTCGGATTCCGCATCGCTCGACCACTGCCTTGAGCTGCTCATCCTTTCCGGCCGCTCGCCGGAGCACGCGATGTGCATGCTCGTCCCCCCCGCCTACCGCAACGATGAGGAAATCTCCGACGAGCTCCGCGCCTTCTACCAGTACGTCCGCTCCTTCTCCGAGCCATGGGACGGCCCCGCCGGACTCGTCTTCACCGATGGCACCAAGCTCTGCGCGTCACTCGATCGCAACGGCCTGCGCCCATCCCGCTACAAGACCACTTCCGACGGATTCCTCTACATCGGTTCGGAAACGGGAGCCGTGATTTTCGACGATGCCCTCGTCACCCGCAAGGGACGCCTCGGCCCCGGCCAGATGCTTTCCGCAGACACCTCCACCGGGATCCTGAAGCACGACACCGAGATCAAGGAGGAACTTGCCCGCCAGAAGCCTTACCGCCGCTGGATCGACGAGAACCGCCTTGAGCTTCGGAAGTTCATCTCGCCCTCCGCCCACGTCCCGGAAATCGAATTCGACTCGCTCGATCTCTCGCGCCGCCAGGTCGCCAACGCAATCTCGCTGGAGGAGATCGACATGGTGTTCCCGCCCATGATCAAGGGCGCCCAGGAAGCCGTCTTCTCGATGGGCGATGACATCCCGCTTGCCATCCTCTCAAGCTACCCGCGCCTGCTCTACACCTATTTCAAGCAACGCTTCGCGCAGGTCACCAACCCGCCCATCGACCCCATCCGCGAATGGGCCGTCATGTCGCTCGCCGCCGGCCTCGGCCCGGAGCGCAACCTGCTCGATGAAAGCCCGGATCACTGCAAGTCCATCTCGCTGGACTCCGCGATCCTCTTCGAGCACCAGCTCGAGAAAATCACCCACATGGCCGAGCACGGCTACCCGTCCCATATCCTCGACTGCACCTGGGATGCCTCGTCCGGCAAGGACGGGCTCAGGGCGCGCATCGACGAGCTTTGCTCAGAGGTGGAGGAGGCGGTAGACCGGAAAATCTCCATCATCATCCTCTCGGATCGCGCCACTTCCCCGCAGCGCATCCCCATCCCGGCGCTGCTTGCCACGGGCTCCATCCACCACCACCTCAACCGCATCCGCAAGCGCTTGCGCGCCTCCCTCGTCGTGGAAACCGGCGAGGCACGAGATGTCCACCAGATCGCCTGCCTGTTCGGATTCGGGGCGACCGCCGTCGTGCCTTACCTCGGCTACGCCACCGTCCGCCAACTCGTCGCCGCAGACAAAGGCAAGGACAGGCTCGGCGATGGCATGACCCCGGAAAAGGCCATGACAAACTACCGAAAGGCGCTTGAAAAAGGCCTGCTCAAGATCATGTCTAAAATGGGGATTTCCGTCCTCAACTCCTACCAAGGCGCACAGACCTTCGAGGCCATCGGCATCGGGAACGAGGTCGTCGATTTCTCCTTCACCGGTGTCCCCTCGCAGATCGGCGGGATCTCCTTCGCGGAGATTGCCGAGGAATCCATGATCCGCCACCAGGCGGCCTACGGCGTGGAAGTGCCGGAGGGCGAAACGCTCGACCTCGGCGATCCCGGCTACAACCGCTACCGTAAATCCGGCGAGCGCCACTCCTTCACCACGGAAGTCATCAAGAATTTCCACCAATACGTGAAATCCGGCAAACCCGAGGACTACGAGGAATACGTCAGGGTCAGCCTGGAGTCGAACCCCGTGGCGATCAAGGATCTGCTTGATTTCGTGCCCTCCGCATCCGGCCCTATCCCCATCGATGAGGTGGAGCCCGTGGAGGACATCCGCCGCCGCTTCACCACCGCCGCGATGTCCCTCGGCGCTCTTTCCCCGGAGGCCCATGAAACCCTCGCCATCGCCATGAACCGCATCGGCGGGAAGTCCGATTCCGGCGAGGGCGGCGAGGATCCCGTCCGCTTCCAGCCCTACCCGAACGGCGATCACGCCCGCTCCTACATCAAGCAGATCGCATCCGGCCGCTTCGGCGTTTCCGCCCACTATCTGGTCAACGCGGACGAGCTCGAGATCAAGATGGCGCAGGGTGCAAAACCCGGCGAGGGCGGCCAGCTGCCCGGCCACAAGGTCAACGCGCTCATCGCCCGCCTCCGCAACACCCAGCCGGGCGTGCAACTCATCTCCCCGCCCCCCCACCACGACATCTACTCGATCGAGGATCTCGCCCAGCTCATCCACGACCTCAAGGAAGTGAACCCGACCGCCAGGATCACGGTGAAACTGGTGGCCGAAGCCGGGGTCGGCACGGTCGCCGCGGGAGTCGCGAAAGCTTCCGCCGACAACATACTCATCTCCGGCCACGACGGCGGCACGGGTGCCTCCCCCCTATCCTCCACCAAGCACGCCGGTTCCCCATGGGAACTCGGCCTTTCCGAGGCCCAGCAGACACTCATCATCAACAACCTCCGCGACCGCGTGATCCTCCGCACCGACGGTGGCATCAAGAACGGCCGCGATGTCGTCACCGCCGCCATCCTCGGCGCGGAGCAGTTCAACTTCGGCACCACCGCCATGATCGCCATGGGCTGCGTGTATGTCCGCAAGTGCCATCTCAATACCTGCCCGGTCGGCGTCGCCACCACCGATCCCAAGTTCCGAGCCAAGTTCAAGGGCACGCCCGAAATGGTCATCAATTATTTCAACGCCGTCGCCCACGAAGCCCGCGAGATCATGGCCAGGCTCGGCATCCGCAAGCTCGACGACCTCATCGGCCGTCCGGAATTCCTGGTCCAGCGCGAAGTCCCCACCCATCCGAAGGCGAACACCCTCGATTTCTCGCGCCTGCTCAAGGACGTCGTCCCGGCGGTTGCCGAGGCCATGGAGAAAAAGGAATCCGAGATCGCCCGCATCTGCACCAAGGGGCGCAATGACGGCATCGCCAAGATCGCCCTCGACATCGAGATCCTCAGCGACCTCGCCGCTCACGCGGGAACCGGAAAATCAGAGACACCGGAATACGGCGACGGAGCGATCACGGCTGAAATGCTCGAAGCGATCCGCGTCCTCCCGGATCGCGCACCCGCCAAGCTTGCCTACGAAGTGGTCAACACCGACCGCAACATCGGCACCCGCCTCTCCGGGCGCATCGCCCAGGTATACGGCAACCACGACCTCCCCGCAGGCACGATCCACATCACTTGCCACGGCACCGCCGGGCAATCGTTCGGCACCTTCCTCGTCAACGGCATCACCCTCGAACTCATCGGCGAGGCGAACGACTACGTCGGCAAGGGCATGGCCTCCGGCGAGATCATCCTGCGCGTCTCCCCGGGCGCGAAGTTCGAGGCCGCGAAAAACTCCATCGCCGGCAACACCTGCCTCTATGGCGCCACCGGCGGTTTCCTGTTTGCAAACGGCCGCGCCGGCGAGCGCTTCGCCGTCCGCAACTCCGGCGCCACCGCCATCGTCGAGGGCGTGGGCGACCACGGCTGCGAATACATGACCAACGGCACCGTCGCCATCCTTGGCAAGACCGGGAAAAACTTCGGAGCAGGCATGTCCGGCGGCACCGCTTTCGTCTATGACGTCGATGGGAAATTCTACTCCCGCGTCAACACCGAGATGGTCGTCGCATTGCCCATCACCCGTCCGCAGGACATCGCCGAGGTGAAAGCCCTCATCGAGCTCCACGCCGCGAAAACCGGCTCCAAGCAAGCCGCCGCCCTTCTCGCCGACTGGGAAACCACCGTCCGCAAGCTCGTCCGCGTGATCGCCAAGGAACGCGCCGACCTTGAGGCAGCCGAGGAGAAGCACGAAGCGGCATCGACCCCGAAGTGACTCGTTGGCCAAAGGCAGGATCTCACTCCTTCCACCAGTCCCCGTCCTTCTCCCAGGCCTCCCGCTTGTCCTCCGTGCGGCTGGCCGCCTTGACCTGTTTGGCGGATTTCTCATCCCTTTCCAATTCATCGAGCAGGTTGTCCACGCCGGCATCCCGCCTCGAGGCATTCCGCGCCATGCAGGCAAACAGTATCAGAATGACGCTGAAGCTGAGGAAAATCGTTCCCAGCATGGCGACCGCAAACACATCGGCAACTGTCATTCCCGGCGACATTCAGGCCGGATGGTTGCACAGCCGGTTGCAGTGCACAAGCGGCCTGGCCCGCATTTCCTGAAAATGACGGTTGCACCGGTTCCGCCGCCGCCCTACCACTTTCCCATGAGCACACTACTCGAGAAAACATCCATCGTTTCCAAGACCAAGGAACTCTGCGCCCAGATCGCGGAAGACTCGCAATTCATCAAGCTCCAGGCCGATGTCGAACGCTTCCTCTCCGACGATGCCGCGAAGCTGCAATACCAGTCGGTCCACGAGAAGGGCGAGGAGCTGCACCACAAGCAGCACGCAGGAGTGGAACTCGGTGCCGCCGAAATCAAGGCTTTTGAGGATGCCCGCGACGCACTGTTCGATAACAAGGTCGCCGCTGACTTCATGGACGCCCAGCGCGCGCTGGAGAGCATCCAGAAGCAGATCGGGAAATATGTCAGCATGACCCTCGAGCTCGGCCGCGTCCCTACCGACGAGGAAGTGGAGGAAGCCCAGAACGGCGGCGGTTGCTGCGGTGGCGGCGGCGGCGGTGGTGGTTGCTGCGGCTGATCCCTCGCTCCGCGAAATACGTGTCTCTGGACGCCGCATACCTGACTTTCCTCGGCACCGGCACCTCCGTCGGAGTCCCCGTCATAGGATGCAACTGCCCGGTCTGCAAATCCCCCGACCCGCGCAACAACCGCACCCGCGCCTCCATCCTGGTCAGTACCGGGGAAACCACTGTCCTCGTCGATTCCGGGCCCGACCTCCGAGAGCAGGCGCTGCGGGAAGGGATTTCGATGATCGACGCGGTCATCTACACCCACTCCCACCTCGACCATGTCGCGGGCTTCGATGAGATGCGCGCCTTCTGCTGGGGGAAAGATGAGCCGCTGCCGCTTTATGCCACCGTATCCTGCATCGGCGTCCTCAAATCCATGTTCGGCTGGGCTTTCCTCCCGGACAACACGCACAGGGGCTATATCCGCCCGGCACCGCACCCCATCTCCGGGGAATTCCGCATCGGCGATCTGACAGTC comes from Akkermansiaceae bacterium and encodes:
- a CDS encoding outer membrane lipoprotein-sorting protein, whose translation is MKFLVTALLTAAAAISPLQAQAPDPQQILEGARLSATLVEMKEGLKGNLVQGRKKVPIVIFLKGKDIQFQFEENSKWRVFHMRLADDSYQLFEIIDGKTRDFPREKLLEPIAGTDLTYEDLALRFFYWPSPRLEGKESVGGQDCYKLRLDKPKGAAGRYEAVYVWVHTKFGAFMKIRGHNANGVLVKEFQVEDVMNVGNGVYVLEKMQVATHDSKTGRRASITDLTFSKPSSGALKGLR
- the gltB gene encoding glutamate synthase large subunit encodes the protein MMNPFYHSSTPLVPGSLHSLSNEHDNCGMGAIAHLEGKRSFTVLDHALTSVSCMTHRGAVDADMKTGDGSGILSQIPFPLFAKAAEKLGTKVADPADIAVGVFFFPEGNEKQTASIKEITAKTIAKRGISAIGWREVPVNIDALGKIAQKSRPDIEHLLMLRPEGMEKLEFERKLYLCRREIEHATKDIHGFYMPSFSNRLISYKALAMPAALRAFYGDLTDPDFETAICLYHQRFSTNTFPAWPLGQPFRMMCHNGEINTVEGNRNWMTSREEFFESPVWGDEIDIVKNLIRHGESDSASLDHCLELLILSGRSPEHAMCMLVPPAYRNDEEISDELRAFYQYVRSFSEPWDGPAGLVFTDGTKLCASLDRNGLRPSRYKTTSDGFLYIGSETGAVIFDDALVTRKGRLGPGQMLSADTSTGILKHDTEIKEELARQKPYRRWIDENRLELRKFISPSAHVPEIEFDSLDLSRRQVANAISLEEIDMVFPPMIKGAQEAVFSMGDDIPLAILSSYPRLLYTYFKQRFAQVTNPPIDPIREWAVMSLAAGLGPERNLLDESPDHCKSISLDSAILFEHQLEKITHMAEHGYPSHILDCTWDASSGKDGLRARIDELCSEVEEAVDRKISIIILSDRATSPQRIPIPALLATGSIHHHLNRIRKRLRASLVVETGEARDVHQIACLFGFGATAVVPYLGYATVRQLVAADKGKDRLGDGMTPEKAMTNYRKALEKGLLKIMSKMGISVLNSYQGAQTFEAIGIGNEVVDFSFTGVPSQIGGISFAEIAEESMIRHQAAYGVEVPEGETLDLGDPGYNRYRKSGERHSFTTEVIKNFHQYVKSGKPEDYEEYVRVSLESNPVAIKDLLDFVPSASGPIPIDEVEPVEDIRRRFTTAAMSLGALSPEAHETLAIAMNRIGGKSDSGEGGEDPVRFQPYPNGDHARSYIKQIASGRFGVSAHYLVNADELEIKMAQGAKPGEGGQLPGHKVNALIARLRNTQPGVQLISPPPHHDIYSIEDLAQLIHDLKEVNPTARITVKLVAEAGVGTVAAGVAKASADNILISGHDGGTGASPLSSTKHAGSPWELGLSEAQQTLIINNLRDRVILRTDGGIKNGRDVVTAAILGAEQFNFGTTAMIAMGCVYVRKCHLNTCPVGVATTDPKFRAKFKGTPEMVINYFNAVAHEAREIMARLGIRKLDDLIGRPEFLVQREVPTHPKANTLDFSRLLKDVVPAVAEAMEKKESEIARICTKGRNDGIAKIALDIEILSDLAAHAGTGKSETPEYGDGAITAEMLEAIRVLPDRAPAKLAYEVVNTDRNIGTRLSGRIAQVYGNHDLPAGTIHITCHGTAGQSFGTFLVNGITLELIGEANDYVGKGMASGEIILRVSPGAKFEAAKNSIAGNTCLYGATGGFLFANGRAGERFAVRNSGATAIVEGVGDHGCEYMTNGTVAILGKTGKNFGAGMSGGTAFVYDVDGKFYSRVNTEMVVALPITRPQDIAEVKALIELHAAKTGSKQAAALLADWETTVRKLVRVIAKERADLEAAEEKHEAASTPK
- a CDS encoding UMP kinase, yielding MPTPQKDPRPFKRAVLKLSGEALREPGSTDNISPEIVQRIASEIKEAVEAGLQLAIVVGGGNFWRGAAASARGMDRATADYVGMLATVMNALAMEGALSHIGVRCTVMSAIEMKNVAEPFIRRKAEHQLDKGTVIIFAAGTGSPFFSTDTTAALRASEMGADVILKATQVDGVYDSDPRKNPAAKRFETVTFQHCLENRLSVMDATAFSLCMDNDIPIVIFDLGPAGNLSHALRSLPIGTLVHGE
- a CDS encoding YlbF family regulator, producing the protein MSTLLEKTSIVSKTKELCAQIAEDSQFIKLQADVERFLSDDAAKLQYQSVHEKGEELHHKQHAGVELGAAEIKAFEDARDALFDNKVAADFMDAQRALESIQKQIGKYVSMTLELGRVPTDEEVEEAQNGGGCCGGGGGGGGCCG
- the frr gene encoding ribosome recycling factor — protein: MSDPAKSLKETEANMQAGIEHLVQDFHGVRTGKASPALIDNLDVYVHAYGGVQKLKSLAVINSPEPRMLNVQPFDPSTTRDIEKAIRESKLGLNPAAAERSIRVPIPELSEERRRDMVKLIKTLAEEAKVRLRGARKSGIDEAKKMKADNILTEDTLKDQEKQIQDLTNKYTKQIDELAAAKEEDLMKI
- a CDS encoding MBL fold metallo-hydrolase; the protein is MGCNCPVCKSPDPRNNRTRASILVSTGETTVLVDSGPDLREQALREGISMIDAVIYTHSHLDHVAGFDEMRAFCWGKDEPLPLYATVSCIGVLKSMFGWAFLPDNTHRGYIRPAPHPISGEFRIGDLTVRPLPVLHGSVETIGLLLETDAGFRLSYLPDVKSIPETTMAMMGNLDLLIIDALRDTPHPTHLSLPEAIEISEKLAPRKTLLTHISHDLDHASLAAMLPEGVSPAHDGLRVKLGLP